TGGGATCTGGAGGATCTTATAAAAATGGCGGATGAATTCGCTTATATATTCGAACTTACTGATAATAGAAGTAGAAAGCCATCGCTCTTACGAGGATTCTTGCCAATTATATTGGCTTTTCCAAATTTAATGCCTTCTGTAGAAGCCGTTTCAGGTTTGTAGTCGCTGCTGCATGGGAGCACAAGTGAATGCAGATTGATGCCTTCGATCgattttcgaatttgtttgtcTATTTGGTTGTTTTCTCCAATCTggtcattaattttctttgataatgGGGTAAATCTGAGAACCGGGAAACTGCTTTTTGctgtatcttcaaaacttgTTTGTAAAAGTGGTTCTTATCGAATGTGACTCTTCATCATCTGCTTCCTCACCTGCCAAGTATCTAAAACAGTGTGTGTAAAGAACTTATAAGAACATAGACCACGGTAAGTACGATTTTTCGTgattttaattattcatttacctTTACCGAATATTCAGTGTCATCGTAATTAAGCTAACTGAAACGTTCaaagtttgaattttgttttcagtgttagagtgggctagattacagaatgaatttctagtttctaaagaaactgtggtgctgcggcggtgggagagatcaaaacaaaaatttggttttatcaaacgagttgataaaggttgaattaccaccgtgagagatttagaaagctgacgtttcgagcgttaacccttcgccattcgctctgacgaagggctaacgctcgaaacgtcagctttctaaatctctcacggtggtaattcaacctttatcaactcgtttgataaaaccaaatttttgtttagattACAGAATACTTAGCTCACTTTGGTTTTTCCTTAATTGCAATTGTTTAATAGACCAACCTGTTAAGTGAAGTTGCAAGTTCTTCCATCCTTTCACATAATGGCTCATAGCAAACAGCACACTTCATCTCTTCTCTTGGTAAGGCATAGCTGTGTTCCTCGTCTGAACTGTTTTTTAAGAAACAGCCTCTGTGGAAAGTGTGGCCACAGTTTAGGCGAATGATGTCGTGTTCATCAGCATTAACGTCACATGCTATATCATCGCAAGCCAGTTCGGGATCAGGCTCTTTGCCAAAAAAGGCATATCCCAGTGGAAGGCAACGTTGATCAAGTGTCGAATCCAGTGTTGGAAAATAATatggctaaaaaaaaagaaatatattcaTATCAACTTACATGTAATTTGGAGATCATTCGATGATTATGATGTTTATCACATAATTTTAGGTTTTCTAGTTCCTGCATTGTGTAGTTAAgtcttttcaactttattttatgACAATGAGAGGCAATGAATGCTACCAGGGGTCACTTGGGAGTCTGTGCAGAAAGATGAAACCTTGATTGTTGAATGCAGAAGTGAAGATATCAACTTATACTCTGTTACATGTACATGTGCATTTAGAGTTCCTTTTTTACTCATTTGACTTAAGCCCAAAGGGTTAACTAACCTGGTGCTTTCGTCTTCCCTTaggtattttgtttgtttgccccTGAGAACTCCACActtcacaaaaaaaatcaatgaaaaattctGCAGCTGAGTACACAAGCAAAGACATATCTTGGATACCTCTCCCTCTGGTATAGTGTGGAAGAAACCATTGGAGAAAGTCATGGTCAAACCTTCTGCCACGATTCTAATTTCATCTGGTGATGCCCAAAGGGGAACATTCCTGCAATACATGTAATACAGTCAGGTAAAACATAATTAATGTTACTCCATTACATGTATTTGTGAATGTGATGTATACAACTGTACACATATGATTGTCTTGTTTTCAAATATAAAATTTAGCATTACACTGTATTAATTGAATCTGTGCCTGATATGTCAAAATTGGTATATATCATTCCACCACTGAAAGAATACTTCGACCATCAATATTATACATGCATTGTTTGAGAATGTGACACATTGCCTGTCATTAATTGATGTGATGTTTGTCAGAGGGTGTTTACAAACCTTCTTAAAACAGAGTGAAATACTTCCACTTTCTTCTCTGTGAATGCATTTAAGTATTGCTTGATGTTATCTACCAGGTTTTTGTTCTCAGCTGCATGATAAGGAATGTCAGACAATTAACAGAGGGTTgctttatcataattttttctCCTAAAAGTGATGAAAACCAGAGCCATTCGGAATGTAGCACCAATCCATGTATCAAAATCGCCACCTCTAAAAACTGTACAGTAAAAGTAGAACACCAGTGGGAGAACTTCATCAAGAAGATGAAAGAGAAGCATGTATTCTGTATCTTTGCAAGTTTTCCCAAACTGATGAATTACAGGATCGCGGATGATTAGCCATCCACCAAAATGCTACGGTTGTTAATGTCTTAATTCGatgtggttttggttttttgggCATCACCTGAAAATTGAATAATGCTGTCATGTGAGTTAAGATTGTTTTACACGATATgcatatcattaaattttacttGTGTAGGGAACTACATTCAAACCAACTGCCATCCCTTGTTAGGCAGCTAGTTATCAAAGTCCAGAGGATGGTTCTTCTATTATTTTTCCTCTATTAAGTTTCCAGCCCACATCAAGCAACCACTGGCCTTTTCCCTGAGGGTGGCTGCTAAGGAGGGGTTGGCCTTTAATAAAAATGCCCTTTAATCCTCTGGTGGGTTTTGCATCGAAGAGAGTATTGTGAAAACATGTACATGTAGTGGGCAGTTTGCTCTCCAGCATTGCGgtttttgtaccatgtgatcttAAACTGCAAAGGGCCTATTACCTTGTTTTGTCCAAACAGCTTCTTGTACAACTTTTCAAACACTGGCCTGAACAGCAGCACAGTTGATTCCTCCACATTAAGTGATATGTGAAATGGTCCTTGCCATGGTATGAATGAAGGCACAGAGCTTGCTGGCTCTCTCAGTGGATCCCACTGTCCAATAAAATAAATACCGTGTAATAAGAACCCGATATTGTAAGTGGCAATTAAAATATGATACCACTTCCCTTCCTCCCACTTCCCTTGACAAGATAATAATCACTCTCCCTCAAATCTTTGAATGAAGTCTCTTTCTTTGGACCACAGTTTTGTCTGGTTTTTGCTGTTGGTATTTATATGTGGTTTAATGCATAACAAACCTCCGCAATGATCTTATTGTATTTCCATGTTGGGAAGTCTCCCGTCAACACCACTAGAAATTTCTTCAGGTAGTCTTCAAGCTCAGGGGCCTT
Above is a genomic segment from Acropora muricata isolate sample 2 chromosome 1, ASM3666990v1, whole genome shotgun sequence containing:
- the LOC136915430 gene encoding uncharacterized protein; its protein translation is MTNVKQSCENQRVYSDEARHDLELLKTTWLIDEFNQSLKSVVNYREALAHLLNKAPELEDYLKKFLVVLTGDFPTWKYNKIIAEWDPLREPASSVPSFIPWQGPFHISLNVEESTVLLFRPVFEKLYKKLFGQNKVMPKKPKPHRIKTLTTVAFWWMANHPRSCNSSVWENLQRYRIHASLSSS